The proteins below are encoded in one region of Salvelinus namaycush isolate Seneca chromosome 32, SaNama_1.0, whole genome shotgun sequence:
- the LOC120027515 gene encoding probable ATP-dependent RNA helicase ddx6: MASARTENLGPIGMGLNKQNGQLRGVPKPASPQSGPLVLGSLLSKAVGAPQKAGAALEGTGIRYGDDWKKSLQLPPKDTRVRTSDVTSTKGNEFEDYCLKRELLMGIFEMGWEKPSPIQEESIPIALSGRDILARAKNGTGKSGAYLIPMLERIDLKKDYIQAIVMVPTRELALQVSQISIQISKHLGGVKVMATTGGTNLRDDIMRLDETVHVVIATPGRILDLIKKGVAKVDRVQMMVMDEADKLLSQDFVVLIEDIISFLGKGRQILLYSATFPISVQKFMAKHLQKPYEINLMEELTLKGITQYYAYVTERQKVHCLNTLFSRLQINQSIIFCNSTQRVELLAKKITQLGYSCFYIHAKMMQEYRNRVFHDFRNGLCRNLVCTDLFTRGIDIQAVNVVINFDFPKNAETYLHRIGRSGRFGHLGLAINLITSEDRFNLKSIEDQLVTDIKPIPGSIDKSLYVAEFHATNPNCEEELKETGRQQVEP; this comes from the exons ATGGCATCCGCAAGAACGGAGAACCTTGGCCCTATCGGCATGGGACTGAACAAGCAGAACGGGCAGCTTAGGGGGGTGCCTAAACCGGCCTCTCCTCAATCAGGACCCCTTGTCCTGGGCTCTCTGTTAAGCAAGGCTGTAGGTGCACCCCAGAAAGCAGGTGCTGCCCTGGAGGGAACTGGCATTAG GTATGGAGATGACTGGAAAAAGAGCCTACAGCTCCCTCCCAAAGACACAAGAGTCAGAACCTCT GATGTAACATCCACTAAGGGAAATGAGTTTGAGGACTACTGTCTGAAGCGGGAGCTCCTGATGGGCATCTTTGAGATGGGCTGGGAGAAGCCCTCCCCTATCCAG GAGGAGAGCATTCCTATAGCCTTGTCAGGACGAGACATCCTGGCCCGAGCCAAGAATGGAACAGGGAAGAGTGgggcctacctcatccccatgctgGAGAGAATAGACCTGAAGaaggactatatacagg CTATTGTGATGGTGCCCACTCGTGAGCTGGCCCTGCAGGTGAGCCAGATCAGTATCCAGATCAGCAAGCACCTGGGCGGAGTGAAAGTCATGGCCACCACGGGTGGCACCAACCTGCGAGATGACATCATGCGCCTGGACGAGACTG TGCATGTGGTCATTGCCACACCTGGCAGGATCCTGGATTTGATAAAGAAGGGCGTGGCCAAAGTGGATAGAGTTCAGATGATGGTGATGGATGAG GCGGACAAGCTGCTGTCTCAGGACTTTGTGGTGCTCATCGAGGATATCATCAGCTTCCTGGGCAAGGGCCGTCAGATCCTGCTGTACTCTGCCACCTTCCCCATCAGCGTGCAGAAGTTCATG gccAAGCACCTGCAGAAGCCCTATGAGATCAACCTGATGGAGGAGCTGACTCTGAAGGGCATCACCCAGTACTACGCCTACGTCACTGAGAGACAAAAGGTCCACTGTCTCAACACACTCTTCTCCAGG TTGCAGATCAATCAGTCCATCATCTTCTGTAACTCCACCCAGAGAGTTGAGCTGCTGGCTAAGAAGATCACCCAGCTGGGCTACTCCTGCTTCTACATCCACGCCAAGATGATGCAG GAGTACAGAAACCGTGTGTTCCACGACTTCAGAAATGGACTCTGCAGAAATCTTGTCTGCACTG ATCTCTTCACTAGAGGTATTGACATCCAGGCCGTCAATGTCGTCATCAACTTCGACTTCCCCAAGAATGCTGAGACATACCTGCATCGCATCGGACGATCAG GGAGGTTTGGCCACCTGGGCCTGGCCATCAACCTGATCACCTCTGAAGACCGCTTCAATCTGAAGTCCATCGAGGACCAGTTGGTCACCGACATCAAGCCTATCCCTGGCAGCATCGACAAGAGCCTGTACGTGGCAGAATTCCACGCCACCAACCCCAATTGCGAGGAGGAGCTGAAGGAGACAGGCCGCCAACAGGTGGAGCCCTAG